Proteins encoded in a region of the Candidatus Krumholzibacteriia bacterium genome:
- a CDS encoding protein kinase, translating to MIGRSLAHYEILSLLGEGGMGTVYRARDTRLGRDVALKVLDDRLLHSDEARARFEREARAVATLSHPNILAIHDFGEHDGVVFAVTELLEGESLQQRLRRGPLPLRTALDVAAQTADGLAAAHDRGVVHRDLKPANLFLTREGRMKILDFGLAKTTVDPGDDTVLGAATHQTTPGTVLGTVRTMAPEQVRGEETDARSDIFSFGTVLWEMLSGEAAFDRGSAADSMSAILNEDLPDLSTTDDRVPAFVDRIVQRCTEKSPEQRFQTAHDLAFALRSVSEASTRSTPTIDTIAPKRRRVPFALAAAMLVLGGVLGAAAVHTFVPPPPEPVKIQPLTHSGRDSSPAASPDGRTIAFVSDRDGRSRIWLRQMKGGVEAPLTEGNDYDPQFSPDGTSVLFLRAEGTSAAAYRIPLVGGAPRRLLDDVVAVRWSPDGETLAALRLAGDAAAPTTIVELHDPRTGTARELARFTSRFVYGLRWSPDGQWITGSSVSAVLNTGDNRIVMIDRDTGEVRTAWSSPLRLSSAAWTPDGRALVVARSTSLLGDNSSPLGLVKRVDPFSNETESLFWIQSVYGGGADYVRFEFLGDERLIFDEILWRGSLVRVPIDDGDPLARGTQITGGNSRDRQPAFSPDGRTIVFSSNRSGNLDLWTIDTTTGELRQVTDDRADDWDPAFDHDGSEILWSSNRGGHLEIWAARADGGGARQISSDGVDAENPTQTPDGEWVVYGSGNPERNGIWKMRTDGSEEVQVAAGSLFIPEVSPTGRYVAYIGNDVDESKAMVFVRDLETTELVWSADAPFRGLQDVISAGRPRWMPDESAVLFVSSENSQHYGIVAQDFEPGVDTSDTRRVVVGSDEGIDIESFGVAPDGASIVVARVEHHRTLKVAEDFR from the coding sequence GTGATCGGTCGTTCCCTCGCCCATTACGAGATCCTGTCGCTGCTCGGCGAAGGGGGCATGGGCACCGTCTACCGTGCCCGCGACACCAGACTCGGCCGCGACGTCGCCCTGAAGGTGCTCGACGATCGCCTCCTGCACAGCGACGAAGCACGCGCCCGCTTCGAGCGCGAAGCGCGGGCGGTGGCCACCCTGTCGCATCCGAACATCCTGGCGATCCACGACTTCGGCGAACACGACGGCGTGGTCTTCGCAGTGACCGAACTCCTCGAGGGCGAATCGCTGCAGCAGCGCCTTCGTCGAGGCCCCCTGCCCCTGCGCACGGCGCTGGACGTGGCGGCGCAGACGGCCGACGGACTGGCCGCCGCCCACGACCGGGGCGTGGTCCACCGCGACCTCAAGCCGGCGAATCTCTTCCTGACCCGCGAAGGGCGGATGAAGATCCTGGACTTCGGGCTGGCCAAGACGACCGTCGATCCGGGTGACGACACGGTGCTCGGCGCGGCCACCCACCAGACCACGCCCGGCACCGTGCTCGGGACCGTCCGGACCATGGCCCCCGAACAGGTGCGCGGCGAGGAGACCGATGCTCGTTCGGACATCTTCTCGTTCGGAACCGTACTGTGGGAGATGCTGTCGGGCGAGGCCGCCTTCGACCGCGGCTCGGCCGCCGACAGCATGAGCGCGATCCTCAACGAGGACCTGCCCGATCTGTCGACCACCGACGACCGCGTGCCCGCCTTCGTCGACCGCATCGTCCAGCGCTGCACCGAGAAGTCGCCGGAACAACGATTCCAGACGGCCCACGACCTGGCCTTCGCACTGCGCAGCGTGAGCGAGGCCTCGACACGCAGCACCCCGACGATCGACACCATCGCGCCGAAGCGCCGCCGCGTGCCCTTCGCCCTGGCGGCGGCCATGCTCGTCCTGGGCGGCGTCCTCGGGGCGGCGGCGGTGCACACCTTCGTCCCACCACCACCCGAGCCGGTGAAGATCCAACCGCTCACGCACTCCGGGCGCGATTCGTCGCCCGCTGCATCGCCCGACGGCCGCACCATCGCCTTCGTCTCGGACCGCGACGGCCGCTCGCGGATCTGGCTGCGGCAGATGAAGGGCGGTGTCGAAGCGCCGCTGACCGAGGGCAACGACTACGATCCGCAGTTCTCGCCAGACGGGACCTCGGTGCTGTTCCTGCGCGCGGAAGGAACCAGCGCCGCGGCGTACCGGATCCCGCTCGTGGGTGGCGCGCCGCGACGGCTGCTCGACGACGTGGTGGCGGTGCGCTGGTCGCCCGACGGCGAGACCCTGGCGGCGCTGCGTCTGGCCGGCGACGCGGCGGCTCCCACCACCATCGTCGAACTGCACGACCCGCGGACGGGCACCGCGCGCGAACTCGCCCGCTTCACCAGCCGCTTCGTCTACGGCCTGCGCTGGTCGCCCGACGGGCAGTGGATCACCGGTTCCTCGGTGAGCGCCGTGCTCAACACCGGCGACAATCGCATCGTGATGATCGATCGCGACACCGGTGAGGTCCGCACGGCATGGTCCAGCCCGCTGCGGTTGTCGTCGGCGGCCTGGACTCCCGACGGCCGCGCGCTCGTGGTGGCGCGCAGCACCAGCCTGCTCGGCGACAACTCCAGCCCGCTGGGCCTGGTGAAGCGGGTCGATCCCTTCTCGAACGAGACCGAATCGCTCTTCTGGATCCAGAGCGTGTACGGAGGCGGCGCCGACTACGTGCGGTTCGAGTTCCTGGGTGACGAACGGCTGATCTTCGACGAGATCCTGTGGCGGGGAAGCCTCGTGCGGGTGCCGATCGACGACGGCGATCCCCTGGCCCGCGGCACCCAGATCACCGGCGGCAACAGCCGCGATCGTCAGCCCGCGTTCTCCCCCGACGGCCGCACCATCGTGTTCTCGAGCAACCGCAGCGGCAACCTCGACCTGTGGACCATCGACACCACGACCGGCGAACTGCGGCAGGTGACCGACGATCGCGCCGACGACTGGGATCCCGCCTTCGACCACGACGGCAGCGAGATCCTGTGGAGCAGTAACCGCGGCGGCCACCTCGAGATCTGGGCCGCGCGCGCCGACGGCGGCGGTGCGCGGCAGATCAGCAGCGACGGCGTCGACGCCGAGAACCCGACGCAGACCCCCGACGGCGAGTGGGTCGTCTACGGAAGCGGCAATCCCGAGCGCAACGGGATCTGGAAGATGCGGACCGATGGCAGCGAGGAGGTGCAGGTCGCGGCCGGCTCGTTGTTCATCCCCGAGGTGTCCCCGACGGGCCGCTACGTGGCCTACATCGGAAACGACGTCGACGAGTCCAAGGCCATGGTCTTCGTGCGCGACCTCGAGACCACCGAACTCGTGTGGAGCGCCGACGCGCCCTTCCGTGGCCTGCAGGACGTGATCTCGGCCGGGCGTCCCCGATGGATGCCCGACGAGAGCGCGGTGCTGTTCGTCAGCTCGGAGAACAGCCAGCACTACGGCATCGTGGCCCAGGACTTCGAGCCCGGGGTCGACACCTCCGACACCCGACGTGTGGTCGTCGGATCGGACGAAGGCATCGACATCGAGTCGTTCGGAGTGGCGCCCGACGGCGCGTCGATCGTGGTCGCGCGCGTGGAACACCACCGCACGCTGAAGGTGGCCGAGGACTTCCGCTGA